The region TCCCCGATGCGGGAACTGCCGTTCAACGCGCGCGAAACCGTGGAAGGCGTTACGTTGAGTTCGCGGGCAATGTCGATGATGCTGACTCTTTTCTTCTTCATGGAAACCGGTTCCGGTAGGTGTTTCGCAAACAAATATAGCGCAAAGCTTTGAGTGGCGAATCCCGTGCAGATCAACTACTATTGATTATCCAAACCTGCAACACCGCTTATGAACACCTCTACCTCGCTCATCGCTCCTACCTATCAGCCCGACCTGAACCACCGCCATCCTGCCTTTCAGAAGGGCAGTCGGCTGGTGTACGGCACGTCGGGCCTTGGAGGCGTCTGGGGAAACGTCGATCCGGAAGAAAGCATCGCTTGCCTGTTGTATGCCTTCGAGCAAGGCATCGGTTCGGTCGATACGTCGCCGTCGTACAGCCGTGCGGAAGAGTTTCTGGGCAAAGCCCTGCAACGCTGGCGCGGCGAGCGCCCGTTTCTCAGCACCAAAGTAGGACGGCTGCCCGCCGAAAAAGCCGATGAGTGTTACGTTGATTACTCCCCGGAAAGCATGCGGCGCAGCGTGCTGACCAGCCTGGAGAAACTGGGCGTCGATCAGGTGGACCTGCTGTTTCTGCACGAGCCGCACCTGGTTCCGCTCGATCGTATGGAGGAGATTCTGGATACGCTGCGTTCTTTCCAGGCCGAAGGCTACACGCGGATGCTGGGCGTAGGGGGCAATCCGACCGACGGCTTCCGGCCGTTCGTCACGCAGGAGAATTTCCAGGTAGTGTCGGGCTTCCTGAAACTGGACGCCTGCAACCTCTCGGCTTTTCAACAGGATCTGCCCCATTTCCAGAAACACGGCATCGCCTACTACGCCGCCTCGGCACTGCACATGGCGCTGCTGGGCAACCGGTTCGAGGCCTACGTGGCCGAGCCGCCCAACACAGCGTGGATCACCACCGACGACGTTGCTACGGCCCAAGCCGTAAACGCCATCGCGCAGCAACACAACCTTCCGCTGGCATCGCTGGCGCAGCGTTACCTCTTCTCCATCAAAGAAGCCGACCGGATTGTGATGGGAGCCCGCACCATTTCGCAAATTGAAGCCACCATCCGCGACTGGCAGGCGGGCGTACTGCCCCGCGACCTTTTCGACGCGGTGACGGCCGCCATTGTACAGCAACGGTCTTAAGGCGGACGGGTATAAACCTCCGTTTTGCGCCTCTCTGCCACAAAATCTCTTGTTATGAAAACACTTGTGCTGGAAGAACCCGGCAAATTTAACTATACCGATACCCCTTTTGACACGACCCTGCAACCCGACGAAGCCCTGTTGAAGGTGCACCGAATCGGCATCTGCGGCACTGACTACCACGCGTACAGCGGCAATCAGCCCTTTTTCTCGTATCCCCGCATCCTGGGCCACGAGCTCGGGGTCGAAGTGCTGGAAGTAGGAAGCGCGGTCGATCACGTCAAGGTGGGCGATAAATGCTCGGTCGAGCCGTATCAGAATGCCCAGTTGGACCATGCGGTGCGGCGGGGCTTCACCAACTGTGGCGAAAACATTTCGGTATTCGGCGTGCACCAGGACGGCGGCATGCGCGAATACATCAAAATGCCGGCGAAATACCTCCACAAGTCCGCCACGCTCGACTACGATGCACTGGCATTGGTGGAACCGCTGGGCATTGGCTGCCACGCGGTGAACCGGGCGCGCGTCCAGGCCGACGACACGGTGCTGGTGGTGGGGGCCGGGCCCATTGGGCTGGCGACGGTTCAGTTCGCAACGGCCACCGGAGCGCGTACGGTGGTGATGGATGTAAACGAAGACCGCCTGAAGTTTGCGAAAACCGTATTGCCGATCGACGGCACCGTGGTGGCGGCGCGCGACGAGACGCTGGCGCAATTACGTGCCCA is a window of Catalinimonas alkaloidigena DNA encoding:
- a CDS encoding aldo/keto reductase, yielding MNTSTSLIAPTYQPDLNHRHPAFQKGSRLVYGTSGLGGVWGNVDPEESIACLLYAFEQGIGSVDTSPSYSRAEEFLGKALQRWRGERPFLSTKVGRLPAEKADECYVDYSPESMRRSVLTSLEKLGVDQVDLLFLHEPHLVPLDRMEEILDTLRSFQAEGYTRMLGVGGNPTDGFRPFVTQENFQVVSGFLKLDACNLSAFQQDLPHFQKHGIAYYAASALHMALLGNRFEAYVAEPPNTAWITTDDVATAQAVNAIAQQHNLPLASLAQRYLFSIKEADRIVMGARTISQIEATIRDWQAGVLPRDLFDAVTAAIVQQRS
- a CDS encoding zinc-binding alcohol dehydrogenase family protein — translated: MKTLVLEEPGKFNYTDTPFDTTLQPDEALLKVHRIGICGTDYHAYSGNQPFFSYPRILGHELGVEVLEVGSAVDHVKVGDKCSVEPYQNAQLDHAVRRGFTNCGENISVFGVHQDGGMREYIKMPAKYLHKSATLDYDALALVEPLGIGCHAVNRARVQADDTVLVVGAGPIGLATVQFATATGARTVVMDVNEDRLKFAKTVLPIDGTVVAARDETLAQLRAQFDGDLPTVVFDATGNRHSMSKALEYAAPAGRIVFIGLFQGDFSFHDPYFHKKELTLMASRNALPSDFKQIIRMMEEGKIDTRAWITHRSSFENMVDEFERWLKPESQVIKAVVSL